Proteins encoded in a region of the Mesoflavibacter profundi genome:
- a CDS encoding cell division protein FtsA, which yields MAKKVFRIHNEGAHNTDWFTSDKINATLIDNIVTDGGDGKKLPTSIPSPFARIDLVRTAFSAIGANGNLDGITRNGKAVASDNHKLVSDALDIGQLFFNYDKHQDDLSLIVWNKEKGVNTLLSSNQHQKHLGETLKLFFQQDSNQYNFNEFNNIYILLYRHKIIGGTSPRTLFFAAPDAIGTDIRFGQDTMLDDMLLPLYRRDPNYIKYLVALSKRPNFNIYFPEFNSYIRKTIDKLYSYNPSLHGELMNQDATSYLDSLKPILYNNNLGQPVEVIQSLLLKQFKKDPSLIEKASDFTIKSSKNIDELTPLVLPVETLNLPYIYTEDKWDSNTKVPYQDSKPLNERLLPDQGDKYPYLTMNDFLESTIIKLPYSIDESKFLTLGNGQFLIPLKPLFFKYFSVNDLIDKSLLKIKELAGSSVQVELNIPIKQGFISYTKIYNTRSNVTDAVQLDKGVILEKSLAMCIYPFNKSNEVKLNYTIGLADIFPNNSTKLSVNLYNDTSQNPLKPKKNKERSDQPYITSQTILDQNFDAIGLNVGESQNYIIPLWNNYTITGGDAYKFAIDFGTTNTHIEYAIEGQGSAKAFDILDTEEQIAFLLPASASRRTDAVRVIDDGESHLMQEIIPKRIGKDEMVKMPFRSALLQNTNVNYDLATFVFANANIGFEYEKKPIRPYLKTFTNLKWSHESNNDKQVKHYIEEILMLCKNKVLKNNGDLAKTKIIWFYPVSMTTNHLNRFKRIWSESFNAIFNINEENLSSFPESIAPFYHYKKEEGIRTAAKPSISIDIGGGTTDVMVYFDEKPQFITSFKFAGNAIFGNGFNGNIKSNGFVQKYKDVFENVLNQNKLVEEANILKRIYGDYMSSTDLINYLFSLKENKNVVEKHLDLDLNKHLANDDDFKIIFLLFYSSIIYHIAEMMKLKGVDQPRNVVFSGTGSKTLKILDVTSQLSSLTKVFEAIFNKVYGNDLINLDVKSKDNPKEVTCKGGFSIDSDLDGIKHTDLIEINIGNGNAPKIQSKSRSQKEVITYKDLDKQYLEGVIENVNSFYDLFNDLIHELDFRGEFGLSNKSIELFNQIKSYDQLDYLMQGVKGLSDDSIPEEPVAQSLFFFPLTGLLYGLASSINQS from the coding sequence ATGGCAAAAAAAGTTTTTCGAATTCATAATGAAGGCGCTCATAATACAGACTGGTTTACTTCAGATAAAATAAATGCCACATTAATAGACAATATAGTTACTGATGGTGGTGATGGCAAAAAATTACCAACTTCTATACCTAGTCCATTTGCAAGAATAGATTTAGTTAGAACTGCGTTCAGTGCTATTGGAGCCAATGGTAATTTAGATGGTATAACAAGAAATGGCAAGGCTGTAGCTAGCGATAATCACAAACTTGTTTCAGATGCTTTAGATATAGGTCAGTTATTTTTTAACTATGATAAACATCAAGATGATTTAAGTTTAATTGTATGGAATAAGGAAAAAGGGGTAAATACACTTTTAAGTTCAAATCAACATCAAAAGCATTTAGGAGAAACATTAAAGTTATTCTTTCAACAAGATAGTAATCAATATAATTTTAATGAATTTAATAATATATACATTTTACTTTATAGGCATAAAATTATTGGGGGAACTTCACCTAGGACACTCTTTTTTGCAGCACCAGATGCAATAGGGACAGATATAAGATTTGGTCAAGATACAATGCTAGATGATATGCTTTTACCTCTCTACAGGAGAGATCCAAATTATATAAAATATTTAGTAGCACTTTCTAAAAGACCTAATTTTAATATATATTTTCCTGAGTTTAATAGCTATATAAGAAAAACGATAGATAAATTATATAGTTATAATCCATCATTACATGGAGAATTAATGAATCAAGATGCAACATCTTATTTAGATTCTCTTAAGCCAATACTATATAATAATAACTTAGGTCAACCTGTTGAAGTAATTCAAAGCTTACTATTAAAACAGTTTAAAAAAGACCCTTCACTAATAGAAAAAGCAAGTGATTTTACTATAAAATCCAGTAAAAACATTGATGAGCTTACACCTTTGGTTTTACCTGTAGAAACCTTGAATTTACCATACATATATACAGAAGATAAATGGGATAGTAATACCAAAGTGCCATATCAAGATAGTAAGCCTTTAAATGAAAGGTTGTTACCAGATCAGGGAGATAAGTATCCTTATCTAACAATGAACGATTTTTTAGAAAGCACAATTATAAAACTGCCTTACAGTATAGATGAATCAAAATTCTTAACCTTAGGAAACGGTCAGTTTTTAATTCCATTAAAACCTCTGTTCTTCAAGTATTTTTCTGTTAACGATCTTATTGATAAAAGCTTGTTAAAAATAAAGGAACTTGCGGGTAGTAGTGTTCAGGTAGAATTAAATATACCGATCAAACAAGGTTTTATTTCTTATACAAAGATTTATAATACACGTTCTAATGTGACAGATGCAGTTCAATTAGATAAAGGGGTAATTTTAGAAAAGTCACTTGCAATGTGTATTTATCCATTTAATAAAAGTAATGAGGTGAAACTTAATTATACCATTGGTTTAGCTGATATTTTCCCTAATAATTCAACTAAGTTATCAGTTAATTTATATAACGATACTTCTCAAAATCCTTTAAAACCTAAAAAAAACAAGGAGAGATCTGATCAACCATATATTACAAGTCAAACCATTTTAGATCAAAATTTTGATGCTATAGGTTTAAATGTAGGAGAAAGTCAGAACTACATTATACCTCTTTGGAACAATTATACAATAACAGGAGGAGATGCATACAAATTCGCAATAGATTTCGGAACGACTAACACACATATAGAATATGCTATTGAGGGGCAAGGAAGTGCAAAAGCATTTGATATTTTAGATACTGAAGAGCAGATTGCTTTTTTATTACCAGCTTCAGCTTCTCGAAGAACAGATGCAGTTAGAGTAATAGATGATGGAGAATCACATTTAATGCAAGAAATAATACCTAAGCGAATAGGTAAAGATGAGATGGTAAAAATGCCATTCAGATCTGCACTACTTCAGAATACTAATGTTAATTATGATTTAGCAACATTTGTATTTGCAAATGCTAATATAGGTTTTGAATATGAGAAAAAACCAATCAGACCATACCTTAAAACATTTACAAATTTAAAGTGGTCACATGAGTCTAATAATGATAAGCAAGTAAAACATTACATAGAAGAAATTTTAATGCTTTGTAAAAACAAAGTTCTTAAAAATAATGGTGATTTGGCTAAAACTAAAATTATATGGTTTTATCCTGTTAGTATGACAACAAACCATTTGAATAGGTTTAAAAGAATTTGGTCAGAGTCATTTAATGCCATATTTAATATTAACGAAGAAAATTTAAGTAGTTTTCCAGAAAGTATTGCACCATTTTATCATTATAAGAAGGAAGAAGGTATTAGAACTGCAGCTAAACCTTCAATATCTATAGACATTGGAGGCGGAACAACTGATGTTATGGTCTATTTTGATGAGAAACCACAATTTATTACATCATTCAAGTTTGCTGGAAATGCCATTTTTGGTAATGGTTTTAATGGAAATATTAAGTCTAATGGTTTTGTACAAAAATATAAAGATGTATTTGAAAATGTTTTAAATCAAAACAAGCTTGTAGAGGAAGCAAATATTTTAAAAAGAATTTATGGAGATTATATGTCTTCTACAGATCTCATTAACTATCTGTTTTCTCTAAAAGAGAATAAGAATGTAGTTGAAAAACATCTTGATTTAGATCTTAATAAACATCTTGCTAATGATGATGATTTTAAAATCATCTTTTTACTGTTTTATTCTTCAATAATTTATCATATCGCTGAAATGATGAAGTTAAAAGGTGTTGATCAACCTAGAAACGTTGTTTTTAGTGGAACAGGATCAAAAACTTTAAAAATATTAGATGTAACATCTCAGCTTTCAAGCTTAACAAAAGTTTTTGAGGCAATTTTTAATAAAGTATATGGTAATGATTTAATTAATTTAGATGTGAAGTCTAAAGATAATCCTAAAGAAGTTACCTGTAAAGGTGGTTTTAGTATAGATAGTGATTTAGATGGTATTAAACATACAGATTTAATAGAGATTAATATAGGTAATGGAAATGCTCCAAAAATTCAATCTAAGTCTCGTTCTCAAAAAGAAGTTATTACCTATAAAGATCTAGATAAACAATATTTAGAAGGTGTAATTGAAAATGTTAATAGTTTCTATGATTTGTTTAATGATCTTATCCATGAATTAGATTTTAGAGGAGAATTTGGATTATCTAATAAATCTATAGAATTATTTAATCAAATAAAATCTTACGATCAGCTTGATTACTTGATGCAAGGAGTAAAAGGATTGTCTGATGATTCTATACCTGAAGAGCCTGTTGCTCAAAGTTTATTCTTTTTTCCTTTAACCGGACTGTTGTATGGTTTAGCATCATCAATTAATCAATCATAA
- a CDS encoding tyrosine-type recombinase/integrase, with protein sequence MLTFQELIQSEYESAYDYAYDLTMKKTYSEPKIYMGNNDLSKRWYVYFSYEDPKTGKLKRQTPIYGNANTFKTKEERLAVLSIYRRVLVKLLKQGYSPYEDNTELHTKLNTPTQLDTTNVGSVVSNQNSKTVQNNVVDKAVVTPVNTVVKAENDHPTLKVNDHQNVNENQHQELKQNIIPSDNQTEGKVNILEKKEATQQIQNKKNKTTIEEAIELDLTLKEKSLRATSFRGYSSNLRRFKKWLDQKQKHLKYIEDVDKAVVVMYLNEVLLSSSARNRNNYKASISSFYTTLVDNDILPINNIKNIKKLKTQSVRHKTYTEEQQNEIFEYLEKEDQTLLLFIKFLSYSFLRPIEVCRLKIGDINLKEKTISYRAKNKNYKTRIIPSILYDVLPDLSKCRADDHLFNKQQIGGVWDLGDDSKRGYYTTRFKTVVKDKFKLGSEYGLYSFRHTFITKVYRSLAEQYSPYETKSRLMQITGHESMAALQAYLREIDVELPEDYSNYF encoded by the coding sequence ATGCTTACTTTTCAGGAGTTAATACAAAGTGAATACGAAAGTGCATACGATTATGCATACGATTTAACTATGAAGAAGACTTATTCCGAGCCTAAAATTTATATGGGAAACAACGACTTATCAAAGCGCTGGTATGTCTATTTTTCATATGAAGATCCTAAGACAGGAAAATTAAAACGCCAAACGCCTATATATGGCAACGCAAATACATTTAAAACAAAAGAAGAACGCTTAGCAGTATTGTCTATTTATAGACGTGTTTTAGTTAAGTTATTAAAGCAAGGCTATAGTCCATATGAGGATAATACAGAACTGCATACAAAACTTAATACGCCAACACAATTAGATACAACCAATGTTGGTTCGGTTGTTTCTAATCAAAATTCAAAAACCGTTCAAAACAACGTAGTAGATAAAGCAGTTGTAACACCTGTAAATACGGTAGTTAAAGCTGAAAATGATCATCCAACATTAAAGGTAAATGATCACCAAAATGTAAATGAAAATCAGCATCAAGAATTAAAGCAAAATATTATACCCTCAGATAATCAGACCGAGGGTAAAGTGAATATTTTAGAGAAAAAAGAAGCAACGCAACAAATTCAGAACAAAAAAAATAAAACCACTATTGAAGAAGCAATAGAACTTGATTTAACGTTAAAAGAAAAATCTTTAAGAGCGACAAGTTTTCGAGGTTATTCAAGTAATTTAAGACGTTTTAAAAAATGGCTAGATCAGAAACAAAAACATCTAAAATATATTGAAGATGTAGATAAAGCTGTTGTGGTAATGTATTTAAATGAAGTATTATTAAGTTCTTCTGCTAGAAATAGAAATAATTACAAAGCCAGCATAAGCAGTTTTTATACAACGTTGGTTGATAATGATATTCTACCAATTAACAACATAAAGAATATTAAAAAGCTAAAAACGCAATCGGTTAGACATAAAACTTATACCGAAGAACAACAAAATGAAATTTTTGAATATCTAGAAAAGGAAGATCAAACTTTGTTACTTTTTATTAAATTTTTAAGCTACAGCTTTTTAAGACCAATAGAAGTTTGTAGACTTAAGATAGGAGACATAAATCTTAAAGAAAAAACGATTAGCTATCGAGCTAAAAATAAAAATTATAAAACTAGAATTATACCATCTATTTTGTATGATGTATTACCCGACTTGTCAAAGTGTAGAGCAGATGATCACTTGTTTAATAAACAACAAATTGGCGGCGTTTGGGATCTTGGAGACGACAGTAAAAGAGGATATTACACAACACGTTTTAAAACGGTGGTAAAAGATAAGTTTAAATTAGGTTCAGAATATGGTTTATATAGTTTTAGACATACGTTTATCACTAAAGTATACCGTTCGTTAGCAGAGCAGTATTCGCCTTACGAAACTAAAAGCAGATTAATGCAAATTACAGGGCATGAATCTATGGCTGCGCTTCAAGCTTATTTAAGAGAAATAGATGTAGAATTACCAGAAGATTATTCAAATTATTTTTAA
- a CDS encoding CPXCG motif-containing cysteine-rich protein, whose translation MIEHFFTCPYCWEEISMLLDSSVTNQTYVEDCEVCCNPIQISAVFDDLELVGFEAINIEQ comes from the coding sequence ATGATAGAACATTTTTTTACATGTCCTTATTGTTGGGAAGAAATATCAATGTTGTTAGACTCTAGTGTAACAAATCAAACGTATGTTGAGGATTGTGAAGTATGCTGTAATCCTATACAAATTTCTGCAGTATTTGATGATTTAGAATTGGTTGGTTTTGAAGCAATTAATATCGAACAATAA
- a CDS encoding PH domain-containing protein, protein MGLINKILGNASEASSEKLSEKYSRLLINEEEIELGFKLFRDVFMFTNKRLILIDVQGLTGSKIEYKSMPYKSISRFSLETSGTFDLDAELKIWISSENIPSVSKKFNKSIDVYKVQKYLASKII, encoded by the coding sequence ATGGGATTAATCAATAAAATACTTGGTAATGCTAGTGAAGCATCATCAGAAAAATTAAGTGAAAAATATTCAAGGCTCTTAATAAATGAGGAAGAGATAGAATTAGGATTTAAACTATTTAGAGACGTTTTTATGTTTACTAATAAAAGATTAATTCTTATAGATGTCCAAGGGTTAACAGGTAGTAAAATAGAATACAAATCAATGCCTTACAAAAGTATTTCAAGGTTTTCTTTAGAGACTTCAGGGACTTTTGATTTAGATGCAGAACTTAAAATTTGGATTTCAAGCGAAAATATACCTTCTGTTAGTAAGAAATTTAATAAAAGCATTGATGTATATAAAGTTCAGAAATATTTAGCGTCCAAAATCATTTAA